The Toxotes jaculatrix isolate fToxJac2 chromosome 21, fToxJac2.pri, whole genome shotgun sequence genome includes a region encoding these proteins:
- the mto1 gene encoding protein MTO1 homolog, mitochondrial codes for MLAKRPPSLQSFLSLVSRRASHLARQQYDVIVVGGGHAGTEAAAAAARVGAETLLVTHKINTIGALSCNPSLGGVGKGQLVKEVDALDGLCGRAGDWAGIHFSILNRRKGPAVWGPRAQLDRQRYREFIQSELLSTPRLTVLEDSVEELLVTEPNPEEPGQHRVTGIRLANGSQPISASSVILTTGTFLSGSLFVGQTTSPGGRIGDAPSSAGLSHTLRKRLGLRIGRLRTGTPPRIVKDSVDLRLAEIHPPDSHPTPFSFLNTQPRCKPEDQLPCYLTNTTPGVERVVRESLHLNCHIQQDTKGPRYCPSIESRVLRFPGRAHQVWLEPEGVTSDLLYPQGLSMTMPPDTQLRLIREIPAMHRAEIHTPGYGVQYDFVCPTQLSPALQVKSTQGLFLAGQINGTTGYEEAAAQGLWAGVNAARWALSMPLVALSRTESYIGVLIDDLVSRGVTEPYRMFTSRAEFRTSLRPDNADLRLTLKGFEELGCVSSLRYREAVRVRDSLQEALTALQALTLSSPKWRKKLPNIRMSENKNTLLTGVDLLQYSDVSFEMLESVFPECLSPYAEFAQRLKIEAVYRPHCDLQKKEIERIQKEESMALPQDLDYLSLPVSLSQEVREILDRVRPSTLGAATRLQGITPAAVVNLLRYVCHTGLKERRPHRNQPDQKDEREEELNARNASLPQ; via the exons ATGTTGGCAAAGAGGCCCCCCTCCCTGCAGAGTTTTCTGTCCCTGGTTTCCAGACGTGCCAGTCACCTTGCGAGACAGCAGTATGATGTCATTGTGGTGGGTGGGGGTCATGCAGGGACAGAGGCGGCGGCCGCAGCAGCCAGAGTGGGAGCTGAGACACTCCTGGTgacacataaaataaacaccATTG GTGCTCTGTCCTGCAACCCATCTCTGGGTGGAGTAGGGAAGGGCCAGCTTGTGAAGGAGGTAGATGCTCTGGATGGGCTATGCGGTCGAGCAGGAGACTGGGCTGGGATCCATTTCTCCATCCTAAATCGTAGAAAAGGCCCGGCTGTGTGGGGCCCAAGGGCCCAGTTGGACCGCCAACGCTACCGTGAATTCATTCAG TCTGAGCTGCTGTCCACTCCCAGGCTGACGGTGTTGGAGGATtctgtggaggagctgctggtaACAGAACCAAACCCAGAGGAGCCTGGACAACACAGAGTTACAGGGATACGTTTGG CAAATGGAAGCCAACCTATCTCAGCCAGCTCTGTCATTCTCACCACTGGTACTTTCTTGTCTGGCTCCCTCTTCGTGGGCCAAACCACGTCACCCGGGGGTCGGATTGGAGATGCTCCATCGAGTGCTGGGCTCTCCCATACACTGAGGAAGAGGCTAGGGTTAAGGATAGGCAGACTGAGGACTGGTACTCCTCCCAGGATTGTGAAGGATTCAGTAGATCTTCGCCTTGCTGAGATTCATCCCCCTGACAGTCATCCAACGCCATTCAGCTTCCTTAATACACAACCACGCTGCAAG CCCGAGGATCAGCTGCCTTGCTACCTGACCAATACTACTCCTGGTGTGGAGAGAGTGGTGAGGGAGAGTCTTCATCTCAACTGTCACATACAGCAAGACACCAAGGGtccaag GTACTGCCCCTCCATTGAATCACGAGTGCTTCGCTTTCCAGGCCGGGCGCACCAGGTGTGGCTGGAGCCTGAGggagtgacctctgaccttttgtACCCACAGGGTCTATCCATGACCATGCCCCCTGACACGCAGCTCCGCCTCATTAGAGAAATCCCCGCCATGCACAGAGCTGAGATCCACACACCTG gTTATGGTGTGCAGTATGACTTTGTGTGTCCCACTCAGCTGAGCCCTGCCCTGCAGGTGAAAAGCACTCAAGGTCTCTTCTTGGCTGGACAGATCAATGGAACAACAGGGTATGAGGAGGCTGCTGCACAG GGGCTGTGGGCAGGTGTGAATGCTGCCCGCTGGGCGCTCTCCATGCCCCTGGTGGCGTTGTCTCGCACAGAGAGTTATATTGGAGTTCTCATTGATGATCTGGTGAGCCGAGGCGTTACGGAGCCCTATCGCATGTTCACCAGCCGGGCTGAGTTTCGAACCTCTTTGAGGCCGGACAACGCTGACCTCCGCCTCACTCTGAAAG GGTTTGAGGAGTTGGGATGTGTGTCCTCCTTGCGCTACCGGGAGGCCGTGAGAGTGAGGGACAGTCTGCAGGAGGCACTGACAGCCCTTCAGgctctcactctgtcctcccCCAAATGGAGAAAAAAGCTGCCCAACATCCGTATGAGTGAGAACAAGAATACGCTTCTGAC TGGTGTGGATCTGCTGCAGTACAGCGACGTGTCCTTTGAAATGTTGGAATCTGTCTTCCCAGAGTGCCTTTCACCTTACGCAGAATTTGCACAAAGACTCAAGATAGAAG CTGTGTACAGGCCTCACTGTGACCTCCAGAAGAAAGAGATTGAGAGAATTCAAAAGGAGGAGAGCATGGCTCTCCCACAGGACCTCGACTATCTCTCTCTGCCGGTGTCACTGTCTCAGGAAGTCAGAGAGATTCTGGACAGAGTTCGACCCAGCACT CTGGGTGCTGCTACACGTTTACAAGGTATAACTCCTGCTGCTGTAGTCAATCTCCTACGCTACGTCTGCCACACGGGACTAAAGGAAAGAAGACCACacagaaaccagccagaccaaaAGGACGAGAGAGAAGAGGAGCTGAATGCAAGAAATGCATCTCTACCTCAATGA